Proteins encoded within one genomic window of Brevinematales bacterium:
- a CDS encoding SMI1/KNR4 family protein, which produces MGDTYKALKKSFGKYVVPDMLKELCDFWDNNPYFFAGSIEIQADEEHTAHDWFGDIEEGYSKVLPFGIDGAGSLVGFWLYEDGMTPDNAPVIFLSSEGVGSTVIADNLADYLVMLTANRDYIPFDGEFTGYEEEQRGENDEYRAWLNSKFGLDPVDDPEPLWEKGKSRHPDFEEWAESL; this is translated from the coding sequence ATGGGAGACACTTATAAGGCTTTAAAAAAGTCCTTCGGGAAGTATGTAGTCCCGGATATGCTGAAGGAGCTTTGCGATTTCTGGGATAATAATCCCTACTTTTTCGCGGGCAGCATCGAGATTCAGGCGGACGAGGAACATACCGCGCACGACTGGTTCGGGGATATCGAGGAGGGTTATTCTAAAGTACTCCCGTTCGGGATTGACGGCGCCGGGTCGCTCGTGGGATTCTGGCTCTACGAGGACGGGATGACTCCCGATAACGCCCCCGTGATATTTCTTTCCTCCGAGGGCGTGGGCTCGACCGTGATCGCGGACAATCTCGCCGATTACCTTGTAATGCTGACCGCCAACCGCGACTATATCCCGTTCGACGGGGAATTCACCGGTTACGAGGAGGAGCAGCGGGGGGAGAATGACGAGTACCGGGCATGGCTCAACTCGAAGTTCGGCCTCGACCCTGTGGACGATCCCGAGCCGCTGTGGGAGAAGGGCAAGTCCCGCCACCCGGATTTCGAGGAATGGGCGGAGTCGTTATAG